Proteins encoded in a region of the Anopheles aquasalis chromosome 2, idAnoAquaMG_Q_19, whole genome shotgun sequence genome:
- the LOC126570883 gene encoding putative metabolite transport protein HI_1104 isoform X1 has product MCHFFYSLLDPPKKGTCVTSPKMQSTMKEKLRMLYKPYVLAVLTIGYIAGELGHYLIGVTSKATAIELDYGDQACQQNHTDYLRHELPAQCADFIIEHECHQQHINGTVYCEWNYNGLGLEYQLLAGPSFIAVFTVMGVVLGVAADRYNRVRMLFFCTLVFAVAILLQGTVQEYWHLILLRMVMAAGEAGCNPLATGIMSDIFPESKRALVMAIFNWGIYGGYGIAFPVGRYITKLDIGGLGWRVCYYGTGVLALIMAVLTGTTLREPERQSIGEDATGKAKISLWKVLLQPRVLLLVLAASIRHCGGMTFAYNADLYYNIYFPDVDLGWWLFAVTIGIGSIGVVVGGVVSDKFVAKMGIRSRVACLAISQLLATPFAFGSVYFEPVWAMITLGISYFFAEMWFGIVFAVLVEIVPLQVRSTTIGVFLFVMNNIGGNLPILVDPLAKAIGYRGSVMFFYAGFYGISTLLFFITMFFMDGPKPEAATVSHDATSHANHVEMGHENNTFQPDDYLPPPHMAANGHRNIVSVRPSESSRL; this is encoded by the exons atgtgccattttttttactccCTTCTTgacccaccaaaaaaaggTACGTGCGTAACATCGCCCAAAATGCAGTCCACGATGAAGGAGAAGCTGCGAATGTTGTACAAACCGTACGTGCTGGCCGTCCTTACGATCGGGTACATTGCCGGCGAGCTCGGCCACTACCTGATCGGTGTAACGTCCAAGGCGACGGCCATCGAACTCGACTACGGTGATCAGGCGTGTCAGCAGAACCACACCGATTATCTGCGCCACGAGCTACCGGCGCAGTGTGCCGATTTCATAATCGAACATGA atgccaccagcaacacatcAATGGCACGGTGTACTGTGAATGGAACTACAATGGACTCGGGCTCGAGTATCAGCTGCTGGCCGGGCCCAGCTTTATTGCCGTGTTCACGGTCATGGGTGTGGTGCTGGGCGTGGCGGCCGATCGTTACAACCGCGTCCGGATGCTGTTCTTCTGTACGCTCGTCTTTGCCGTGGCCATCCTGTTGCAGGGCACGGTCCAGGAGTACTGGCATCTGATTCTGCTGCGCATGGTGATGGCGGCCGGTGAGGCCGGCTGTAATCCGCTCGCTACCGGCATCATGTCCGACATCTTCCCCGAAAGCAAGCGTGCCCTCGTCATGGCCATCTTCAACTGGGGCATCTACGGTGGGTACGGTATCGCGTTCCCGGTTGGCCGCTACATCACCAAGCTGGACATCGGTGGATTG GGCTGGCGTGTGTGTTACTACGGTACCGGGGTGCTGGCGCTGATCATGGCCGTTCTTACCGGTACGACACTCCGGGAACCGGAACGCCAGAGCATCGGTGAGGATGCGACCGGGAAGGCCAAGATTTCGCTGTGGAAGGTTCTGTTGCAGCcacgtgtgctgctgctcgtactgGCCGCCTCGATCCGTCACTGCGGCGGTATGACCTTCGCCTACAACGCCGATCTGTACTACAACATCTACTTCCCGGACGTGGATCTCGGCTGGTGGCTGTTTGCCGTCACGATCGGTATCGGTAGCATCGGtgtcgtggtcggtggtgtcgTATCGGATAAGTTCGTCGCCAAGATGGGTATCCGATCGCGCGTGGCCTGCCTTGCCATcagccagctgctggccacaCCGTTCGCCTTCGGTTCCGTGTACTTTGAGCCAGTGTGGGCGATGATCACGCTCGGTATCAGCTACTTCTTCG CGGAAATGTGGTTCGGTATCGTGTTTGCCGTTCTGGTCGAGATCGTCCCGCTGCAGGTTCGCTCGACCACGATCGGTGTGTTCCTGTTCGTGATGAACAACATCGGTGGCAATCTGCCGATCCTGGTCGATCCGCTTGCCAAGGCCATCGGTTACCGTGGCTCGGTAATGTTCTTCTATGCCGGGTTCTACGGTATCAGCACGCTGCTGTTCTTCATCACGATGTTCTTCATGGATGGGCCGAAGCCGGAAGCGGCCACCGTTAGCCATGATGCGACCAGCCACGCTAACCACGTCGAGATGGGCCACGAAAACAACACCTTCCAGCCGGACGACTATCTGCCACCGCCGCACATGGCTGCCAACGGTCATCGGAACATTGTGAGCGTGCGCCCCTCCGAGAGCAGCCGCCTCTAA
- the LOC126570883 gene encoding putative metabolite transport protein HI_1104 isoform X2, translating to MQSTMKEKLRMLYKPYVLAVLTIGYIAGELGHYLIGVTSKATAIELDYGDQACQQNHTDYLRHELPAQCADFIIEHECHQQHINGTVYCEWNYNGLGLEYQLLAGPSFIAVFTVMGVVLGVAADRYNRVRMLFFCTLVFAVAILLQGTVQEYWHLILLRMVMAAGEAGCNPLATGIMSDIFPESKRALVMAIFNWGIYGGYGIAFPVGRYITKLDIGGLGWRVCYYGTGVLALIMAVLTGTTLREPERQSIGEDATGKAKISLWKVLLQPRVLLLVLAASIRHCGGMTFAYNADLYYNIYFPDVDLGWWLFAVTIGIGSIGVVVGGVVSDKFVAKMGIRSRVACLAISQLLATPFAFGSVYFEPVWAMITLGISYFFAEMWFGIVFAVLVEIVPLQVRSTTIGVFLFVMNNIGGNLPILVDPLAKAIGYRGSVMFFYAGFYGISTLLFFITMFFMDGPKPEAATVSHDATSHANHVEMGHENNTFQPDDYLPPPHMAANGHRNIVSVRPSESSRL from the exons ATGCAGTCCACGATGAAGGAGAAGCTGCGAATGTTGTACAAACCGTACGTGCTGGCCGTCCTTACGATCGGGTACATTGCCGGCGAGCTCGGCCACTACCTGATCGGTGTAACGTCCAAGGCGACGGCCATCGAACTCGACTACGGTGATCAGGCGTGTCAGCAGAACCACACCGATTATCTGCGCCACGAGCTACCGGCGCAGTGTGCCGATTTCATAATCGAACATGA atgccaccagcaacacatcAATGGCACGGTGTACTGTGAATGGAACTACAATGGACTCGGGCTCGAGTATCAGCTGCTGGCCGGGCCCAGCTTTATTGCCGTGTTCACGGTCATGGGTGTGGTGCTGGGCGTGGCGGCCGATCGTTACAACCGCGTCCGGATGCTGTTCTTCTGTACGCTCGTCTTTGCCGTGGCCATCCTGTTGCAGGGCACGGTCCAGGAGTACTGGCATCTGATTCTGCTGCGCATGGTGATGGCGGCCGGTGAGGCCGGCTGTAATCCGCTCGCTACCGGCATCATGTCCGACATCTTCCCCGAAAGCAAGCGTGCCCTCGTCATGGCCATCTTCAACTGGGGCATCTACGGTGGGTACGGTATCGCGTTCCCGGTTGGCCGCTACATCACCAAGCTGGACATCGGTGGATTG GGCTGGCGTGTGTGTTACTACGGTACCGGGGTGCTGGCGCTGATCATGGCCGTTCTTACCGGTACGACACTCCGGGAACCGGAACGCCAGAGCATCGGTGAGGATGCGACCGGGAAGGCCAAGATTTCGCTGTGGAAGGTTCTGTTGCAGCcacgtgtgctgctgctcgtactgGCCGCCTCGATCCGTCACTGCGGCGGTATGACCTTCGCCTACAACGCCGATCTGTACTACAACATCTACTTCCCGGACGTGGATCTCGGCTGGTGGCTGTTTGCCGTCACGATCGGTATCGGTAGCATCGGtgtcgtggtcggtggtgtcgTATCGGATAAGTTCGTCGCCAAGATGGGTATCCGATCGCGCGTGGCCTGCCTTGCCATcagccagctgctggccacaCCGTTCGCCTTCGGTTCCGTGTACTTTGAGCCAGTGTGGGCGATGATCACGCTCGGTATCAGCTACTTCTTCG CGGAAATGTGGTTCGGTATCGTGTTTGCCGTTCTGGTCGAGATCGTCCCGCTGCAGGTTCGCTCGACCACGATCGGTGTGTTCCTGTTCGTGATGAACAACATCGGTGGCAATCTGCCGATCCTGGTCGATCCGCTTGCCAAGGCCATCGGTTACCGTGGCTCGGTAATGTTCTTCTATGCCGGGTTCTACGGTATCAGCACGCTGCTGTTCTTCATCACGATGTTCTTCATGGATGGGCCGAAGCCGGAAGCGGCCACCGTTAGCCATGATGCGACCAGCCACGCTAACCACGTCGAGATGGGCCACGAAAACAACACCTTCCAGCCGGACGACTATCTGCCACCGCCGCACATGGCTGCCAACGGTCATCGGAACATTGTGAGCGTGCGCCCCTCCGAGAGCAGCCGCCTCTAA